One Alteromonas sp. KC3 DNA segment encodes these proteins:
- a CDS encoding aspartate-semialdehyde dehydrogenase: MSQAFDVAVLGATGLVGQTMIELLEERDFPVNKLYPLASKRSAGSTVSFKGEDIEVLDADEFDWSLVQFGFFSAGGSISEKFAPLAADEGCIVIDNTSHFRYEPDIPLVVPEVNAHALADFRNRNIIANPNCSTIQMLVALKPIQDAVGIDRINVCTYQSVSGAGKEAMEELAKQTAGLLNAREVKAEAFTRQIAFNAIPQIDVFQDNDYTKEEMKMLWETQKIMGDQSILVNATAVRVPVFYGHAEAIHLETRSPIDAQQVKELLANAPGVTVYEGNEQFPTQVGNASGNDIVHVGRIRNDITHPRGLNLWVVSDNIRKGAATNSIQIAETLIRDYL; this comes from the coding sequence ATGTCACAAGCGTTTGACGTCGCGGTACTTGGCGCCACTGGTTTAGTGGGGCAAACCATGATTGAACTATTAGAAGAGCGCGATTTTCCAGTTAATAAGCTGTATCCGCTTGCCAGTAAACGTTCAGCAGGGAGCACCGTTTCGTTTAAAGGTGAAGACATTGAAGTGTTAGACGCCGATGAGTTTGACTGGTCACTCGTTCAGTTTGGTTTTTTCTCAGCTGGCGGCAGTATATCCGAAAAGTTTGCGCCACTTGCCGCAGACGAAGGGTGTATTGTTATCGACAATACTTCTCACTTTAGATATGAGCCAGACATTCCGTTGGTTGTACCCGAAGTTAATGCTCATGCGCTGGCCGATTTTCGCAATCGAAATATTATTGCAAACCCAAATTGTTCGACCATTCAAATGTTGGTTGCATTAAAGCCTATTCAAGATGCAGTAGGTATTGATCGTATCAATGTGTGCACGTATCAATCTGTATCAGGTGCAGGCAAAGAGGCGATGGAAGAACTCGCGAAACAAACCGCTGGCTTACTGAATGCACGTGAAGTTAAAGCAGAAGCATTCACGCGCCAAATTGCATTTAACGCTATCCCACAAATCGATGTTTTCCAAGACAACGATTACACTAAAGAAGAAATGAAAATGTTGTGGGAAACACAGAAAATAATGGGTGACCAAAGTATTTTAGTTAATGCAACAGCGGTAAGAGTACCTGTTTTTTACGGTCACGCAGAGGCTATACACCTAGAAACGCGTTCACCCATAGATGCGCAACAGGTCAAAGAGTTACTTGCCAATGCGCCTGGAGTGACAGTGTACGAAGGCAATGAGCAATTCCCTACGCAAGTTGGTAACGCAAGTGGTAATGACATAGTTCATGTTGGCAGAATTCGAAATGACATTACGCATCCTCGTGGCCTTAACCTTTGGGTTGTTTCTGACAATATCCGAAAAGGGGCGGCAACAAACAGTATTCAAATAGCAGAAACGCTTATACGCGACTATTTGTAA